The following coding sequences are from one Streptomyces sp. NBC_01485 window:
- a CDS encoding MFS transporter, translating into MAVVRDLRVLLRLGNFRRLLAVRLLSQGADGVYQVALATYVVFSPEKQTSATAIASAMAVLLLPYSLVGPFAGVLLDRWRRRQVFFYGNLLRALLASVTAVLMISHVPDWLFYASALCVTAVNRFVLAGLSAALPRVVDGERLVMANSLSPTAGTLAAVAGGGLAFVVRLVIADSDAAVVLLGCVLYLCSALVSLTMAADLLGPDRELIQPRLATTLRGTARGLSAGIRHLAEPKRREAAWALGAISLMRFCYGALTVMVLMLCRYAWSSDPDQGLALLGLAVGVSGIGFFVAAVVTPLAAGRLGPVRWIVVCSAAAALLELALMLPFTQVTTFIAAFVLGLVTQGAKIATDTIVQSSVEDGFRGRIFSLYDVLFNVAFVGAAAVAALMLPPDGRSAALVVTVAVIYGTIAGTMARFERQ; encoded by the coding sequence ATGGCCGTCGTCCGTGATCTGCGCGTCCTGTTGCGCTTGGGGAACTTCCGGCGTCTGCTCGCCGTGCGGCTGCTCTCCCAGGGCGCGGACGGCGTCTACCAGGTCGCGCTCGCCACCTATGTCGTGTTCTCCCCGGAGAAACAGACCTCGGCCACAGCGATCGCCTCTGCCATGGCGGTCCTGCTCCTGCCCTACTCGCTGGTCGGCCCGTTCGCCGGCGTCCTGCTGGACCGCTGGCGCCGCCGCCAGGTCTTCTTCTACGGCAACCTGCTGCGCGCCCTGCTGGCGTCCGTGACAGCCGTCCTGATGATCAGTCATGTCCCGGACTGGCTCTTCTACGCTTCCGCGCTGTGCGTGACCGCGGTCAACCGCTTCGTCCTCGCCGGTCTGTCGGCGGCTCTGCCGCGCGTGGTCGACGGCGAGCGCCTGGTGATGGCCAACTCCCTCTCCCCGACGGCCGGAACGCTCGCCGCGGTCGCCGGCGGCGGCCTCGCCTTCGTCGTCCGGCTGGTGATCGCGGACTCCGACGCTGCGGTGGTGCTGCTGGGATGCGTGCTGTACCTGTGCTCTGCGCTCGTGTCCCTGACCATGGCTGCGGATCTGCTCGGGCCCGACCGTGAGCTGATCCAGCCCCGGCTGGCGACCACACTCCGGGGCACCGCCCGCGGCCTTTCGGCCGGCATACGTCACCTGGCCGAGCCGAAACGCAGGGAGGCCGCCTGGGCGCTCGGCGCGATCTCGCTGATGCGGTTCTGCTACGGCGCCCTGACCGTCATGGTGCTGATGCTGTGTCGGTACGCCTGGTCGTCCGACCCGGACCAGGGACTGGCCCTCCTGGGGCTGGCGGTAGGCGTTTCCGGCATCGGTTTCTTCGTCGCCGCGGTGGTGACCCCGCTGGCCGCTGGACGTCTGGGCCCGGTCCGCTGGATCGTGGTCTGCTCCGCGGCCGCCGCACTTCTGGAACTCGCCCTGATGCTCCCGTTCACCCAAGTCACCACGTTCATTGCGGCGTTCGTGCTGGGACTGGTCACCCAGGGAGCGAAGATCGCCACCGACACCATCGTCCAGTCCTCCGTGGAGGACGGCTTCCGCGGCCGGATCTTCTCTCTCTACGACGTCCTGTTCAACGTCGCCTTCGTCGGCGCCGCCGCAGTTGCCGCCCTGATGCTGCCGCCTGACGGCCGTTCAGCGGCGCTGGTGGTCACGGTCGCTGTTATCTACGGAACAATTGCTGGCACTATGGCCCGCTTTGAACGCCAGTAA
- a CDS encoding alanine racemase has product MALTLYVDTARWRAHHKHVQEQFPALVPVCKGNGYGFGHERLAEEATRLGSDILAVGTTYEAARIKDFFGGDLLVLTPYRRGEEPVPLPDRVVRSVSSVDGVYGLVGARVVIEVMSSMKRHGISEQDLPQLHAAIENVRLEGFAIHLPLDRTDGSDAVEEVIGWMDRLRAARLPLHTMFVSHLKADELARLQQQFPQTRFRARIGTRLWLGDHDATEYRGAVLDVTRVAKGDRFGYRQQKAASDGFLVVVAGGTSHGVGLEAPKALHGVMPRAKGVARAGLATVNRNLSPFVWGGKQRWFAEPPHMQVSILFVPSDAPEPHVGDELVAHLRHTTTQFDRLMDR; this is encoded by the coding sequence ATGGCGCTCACGCTCTACGTCGACACCGCGCGCTGGCGGGCGCACCACAAGCACGTGCAGGAGCAGTTCCCGGCCCTCGTCCCGGTCTGCAAGGGCAACGGCTACGGCTTCGGGCACGAGCGGCTGGCGGAGGAGGCCACCCGGCTGGGCTCGGACATCCTCGCCGTCGGCACGACCTACGAGGCCGCGCGCATCAAGGACTTCTTCGGCGGTGACCTGCTGGTGCTGACGCCCTACCGGCGCGGCGAGGAGCCCGTCCCGCTGCCCGACCGGGTCGTGCGCTCGGTGTCGTCGGTCGACGGCGTGTACGGCCTGGTGGGCGCCCGCGTGGTCATCGAGGTGATGTCGTCGATGAAGCGGCATGGCATCAGCGAGCAGGATCTGCCGCAGTTGCACGCAGCGATCGAGAACGTTCGGCTGGAGGGCTTCGCCATCCACCTGCCGCTGGACCGCACCGACGGCTCCGACGCCGTCGAGGAGGTCATCGGCTGGATGGACCGGCTGCGGGCGGCCCGGCTGCCGCTGCACACGATGTTCGTCAGCCACCTCAAGGCCGACGAACTCGCCCGGCTGCAGCAGCAGTTCCCGCAGACCCGCTTCCGCGCCCGGATCGGCACGCGGCTGTGGCTGGGGGACCACGACGCGACGGAGTACCGCGGAGCGGTCCTGGACGTCACACGGGTCGCCAAGGGCGACCGCTTCGGCTACCGGCAGCAGAAGGCGGCCTCGGACGGCTTCCTGGTGGTCGTGGCGGGCGGTACGTCGCACGGGGTGGGTCTGGAGGCCCCTAAGGCCCTGCACGGCGTCATGCCGCGCGCCAAGGGCGTCGCCCGCGCCGGCCTCGCCACGGTGAACCGGAACCTCTCGCCGTTCGTCTGGGGCGGCAAGCAGCGCTGGTTCGCCGAGCCGCCTCACATGCAGGTGTCCATCCTGTTCGTGCCCTCGGACGCTCCGGAGCCGCACGTCGGCGACGAGCTGGTGGCCCATCTACGGCACACCACCACGCAGTTCGACCGGCTCATGGACCGCTGA
- a CDS encoding PadR family transcriptional regulator, translating into MSRRAGILEFAVLGLLRESPMHGYELRKRLNTSLGVFRAFSYGTLYPCLKTLVANGWLIEEPGNTSEDALAAPLAGRRAKIVYRLTAEGKEHFEELLSQTGPDAYEDEHFAARFAFFGQTSRDVRMRVLEGRRSRLEERLEKMRASLARTRERLDDYTLELQRHGMESVEREVRWLNELIESERAGRDLKGSASGESAQQNTTSGSSGGLPRPGDTPGTDTSDETAT; encoded by the coding sequence ATGAGCCGGCGCGCCGGAATCCTCGAGTTCGCCGTCCTGGGCCTTCTTCGCGAGTCCCCGATGCACGGCTATGAGCTGCGCAAACGACTCAATACGTCACTGGGCGTGTTCCGTGCGTTCAGCTACGGCACGCTCTACCCCTGCCTCAAGACGCTGGTCGCCAACGGCTGGTTGATCGAGGAGCCGGGAAACACCTCCGAGGACGCCCTCGCCGCACCACTCGCAGGGCGTCGCGCCAAGATCGTCTACCGGTTGACGGCGGAGGGTAAGGAGCACTTCGAGGAGCTGCTCTCGCAGACGGGTCCCGACGCGTACGAGGACGAACACTTCGCCGCCCGTTTCGCCTTCTTCGGGCAGACGTCGCGCGATGTTCGCATGCGCGTACTGGAAGGCCGGCGCAGCCGGCTGGAGGAGCGCCTGGAGAAGATGCGCGCCTCCCTGGCACGCACGCGAGAGCGCCTCGACGACTACACACTCGAGCTCCAGCGCCACGGGATGGAGTCCGTGGAGCGCGAAGTGCGCTGGCTGAACGAGCTCATCGAGAGTGAGCGGGCCGGACGGGACCTGAAGGGTTCCGCCTCCGGGGAGTCCGCTCAGCAGAACACCACATCTGGATCGTCGGGCGGCCTGCCCCGTCCCGGGGACACCCCCGGGACGGATACGTCCGACGAAACCGCCACGTGA
- a CDS encoding LppU/SCO3897 family protein translates to MSTPPPQGQGQNPFAQQGQQPYGQPEGQAPYPPQGGYPQQPGQPGYPAAPYGAVPPEQPRRKVSFKLVKNVVIVIAVIGVVIGGYIASRDDAKTAAVGNCMHRGSNSDDNPDLEVVKCDSTQAQYIVLAKVEGTYTQVTADSKCAEKAKDFQYSYTETGDNSNFLLCLKDYKK, encoded by the coding sequence GTGTCGACTCCGCCGCCCCAGGGCCAGGGCCAGAACCCGTTTGCGCAGCAGGGCCAGCAGCCCTACGGCCAGCCCGAGGGCCAGGCCCCGTACCCGCCGCAGGGCGGCTACCCCCAGCAGCCCGGCCAGCCCGGCTACCCAGCCGCCCCCTACGGCGCGGTCCCGCCGGAGCAGCCCCGCCGCAAGGTCAGCTTCAAGCTGGTCAAGAACGTCGTCATCGTCATCGCTGTGATCGGTGTGGTCATCGGCGGCTACATAGCCAGCCGGGACGACGCCAAGACGGCGGCGGTCGGCAACTGCATGCACCGGGGCAGCAACAGTGACGACAACCCCGACCTCGAGGTCGTCAAGTGCGACTCCACGCAGGCGCAGTACATCGTGCTGGCGAAGGTCGAGGGCACGTACACCCAGGTCACGGCCGACAGTAAGTGCGCGGAGAAGGCCAAGGACTTCCAGTACTCGTACACCGAGACCGGTGACAACAGTAACTTCCTGCTCTGCCTGAAGGACTACAAGAAGTAG
- a CDS encoding inositol-3-phosphate synthase, whose product MGSVRVAIVGVGNCAASLVQGVEYYKDADPASKVPGLMHVKFGDYHVGDVEFVAAFDVDAKKVGLDLSDAIGASENNTIKICDVPHKDVTVQRGHTLDGLGKYYRETIEESAETPVDVVQILKDKQVDVLVCYLPVGSDSAAKFYAQAAIDAKVAFVNALPVFIAGTKEWADKFTEAGVPIVGDDIKSQVGATITHRVMAKLFEDRGVRLERTMQLNVGGNMDFKNMLERDRLESKKISKTQAVTSQIPDRDLGEKNVHIGPSDYVPWLDDRKWAYVRLEGRAFGDVPLSLEYKLEVWDSPNSAGVIIDALRAAKIAKDRGIGGPILSASSYFMKSPPVQYFDDEAYDNVEKFIRGEVDR is encoded by the coding sequence ATGGGTTCGGTTCGCGTAGCCATCGTCGGCGTGGGCAACTGCGCGGCGTCACTGGTGCAAGGCGTCGAGTACTACAAGGATGCCGACCCGGCGTCCAAGGTCCCGGGCCTGATGCACGTGAAGTTCGGGGACTACCACGTCGGTGACGTCGAGTTCGTCGCCGCTTTCGACGTCGACGCGAAGAAGGTCGGACTCGACCTCTCGGACGCCATCGGTGCCAGCGAGAACAACACCATCAAGATCTGCGACGTCCCGCACAAGGACGTCACGGTCCAGCGCGGTCACACCCTCGACGGTCTCGGCAAGTACTACCGCGAGACCATCGAGGAGTCCGCCGAGACCCCTGTCGACGTGGTCCAGATCCTCAAGGACAAGCAGGTCGACGTCCTCGTCTGCTACCTGCCCGTCGGTTCCGACTCCGCGGCGAAGTTCTACGCACAGGCCGCCATCGACGCCAAGGTCGCGTTCGTCAACGCCCTTCCGGTCTTCATCGCCGGCACCAAGGAGTGGGCGGACAAGTTCACCGAGGCGGGCGTCCCGATCGTCGGCGACGACATCAAGTCGCAGGTCGGAGCCACCATCACGCACCGTGTGATGGCGAAGCTGTTCGAGGACCGCGGTGTCCGTCTCGAGCGCACCATGCAGCTCAACGTCGGCGGCAACATGGACTTCAAGAACATGCTGGAGCGCGACCGCCTGGAGTCCAAGAAGATCTCGAAGACGCAGGCCGTCACCTCGCAGATCCCCGACCGCGACCTGGGCGAGAAGAACGTCCACATCGGCCCGTCGGACTACGTGCCGTGGCTGGACGACCGCAAGTGGGCGTACGTCCGCCTCGAGGGCCGTGCCTTCGGTGACGTCCCGCTGAGCCTGGAGTACAAGCTCGAGGTCTGGGACTCGCCGAACTCGGCCGGCGTCATCATCGACGCCCTGCGCGCCGCGAAGATCGCCAAGGACCGCGGCATCGGCGGCCCGATCCTGTCGGCGTCGAGCTACTTCATGAAGTCCCCGCCGGTCCAGTACTTCGACGACGAGGCCTACGACAACGTCGAGAAGTTCATCCGCGGCGAGGTCGACCGCTAG
- the femX gene encoding peptidoglycan bridge formation glycyltransferase FemX, with protein sequence MSLTLRTISREQHLAYIQSLPSASHMQVPAWADVKAEWRSESLGWFDERSGELVGAGLVLYRQLPKIKRYLAYLPEGPVINWYAPNLAEWLEPMLAHLKQQGAFSVKMGPPVIIRRWEAISIKAGIQNPDVKRLRDIEADFIEPRAFEVADKLRRMGWQQGEDGGAGFGDVQPRYVYQVPLANRSLEEVHKNFNQLWRRNIKKAEKAGVEVVQGGYQDLEEWQRLYEITAVRDHFRPRPLSYFQRMWSALNTEDPNRMRLYFARHNGVNLSAATMLIVGGHVWYSYGASDNIGREFRPSNAMQWRMLRDAYALGATVYDLRGISDSLDETDHLFGLIQFKVGTGGQAAEYLGEWDFPLNKLLHKALDIYMSRR encoded by the coding sequence GGGCCGACGTCAAGGCCGAGTGGCGGTCGGAGAGCCTCGGCTGGTTCGACGAGCGCAGCGGTGAACTGGTCGGCGCGGGTCTGGTCCTCTACCGCCAGTTGCCCAAGATCAAGCGCTACCTGGCCTATCTGCCCGAGGGTCCGGTCATCAACTGGTATGCGCCGAATCTGGCCGAGTGGCTGGAACCGATGCTCGCGCACCTCAAGCAGCAGGGCGCCTTCTCGGTGAAGATGGGCCCGCCGGTGATCATCCGTCGCTGGGAGGCCATCTCCATCAAGGCGGGCATCCAGAACCCGGACGTGAAGCGGCTGCGTGACATCGAGGCCGACTTCATCGAACCGCGCGCCTTCGAGGTGGCCGACAAGCTGCGCCGCATGGGCTGGCAGCAGGGCGAGGACGGCGGTGCCGGCTTCGGCGACGTCCAGCCGCGCTACGTCTACCAGGTGCCGCTCGCGAACCGCTCCCTCGAAGAGGTCCACAAGAACTTCAACCAGTTGTGGCGCCGCAACATCAAGAAGGCCGAGAAGGCCGGTGTCGAGGTGGTCCAGGGCGGCTACCAGGACCTCGAGGAGTGGCAGCGGCTGTACGAGATCACGGCCGTGCGCGATCACTTCCGGCCGCGCCCGCTGTCGTACTTCCAGCGCATGTGGTCGGCCCTCAACACCGAGGACCCCAACCGCATGCGGCTGTACTTCGCCCGCCACAACGGCGTGAACCTGTCGGCGGCGACGATGCTGATCGTCGGCGGGCACGTCTGGTACTCCTACGGCGCCTCCGACAACATCGGCCGTGAGTTCCGCCCCTCGAACGCCATGCAGTGGCGGATGCTGCGAGACGCCTACGCGCTCGGCGCGACCGTCTACGACCTGCGCGGCATCTCCGACTCGCTGGACGAGACCGACCACCTCTTCGGCCTGATCCAGTTCAAGGTCGGCACGGGCGGACAGGCCGCGGAGTACCTCGGCGAGTGGGACTTCCCGCTGAACAAGCTGCTCCACAAGGCGCTCGACATCTACATGTCGCGCCGCTGA
- a CDS encoding transglycosylase domain-containing protein produces the protein MSEHRRKPPQSQEGGRAAARRGQSGPSSGRRAAPRGATGSPSDYGLGHGSAGEDQSHGSRTETRRASQRNSGGRRGAAEAVGGRRGDPTGPGRGRGRSSPDRQRLIDYPRADKYGWQRWMPSWKLVAGLFVGFVGSLVAVAGIGYAMVGIPDVAKTATAQNNVYYWKDGSQMVATGGETNRQKIDLSQIPEEMRWAVISQENKTFYDDSGIDPKGIARAVFNMARGGQTQGGSTITQQYVKNAMLNDQSQTISRKFKEIFVSIKVGAEVDKNEIMAGYLNSAYYGRNAYGIQAAARAYFNKDAIKLDPGECAFLAATLKGATYYDPAGTPSVDPVGATSAANQKRALQQMQDTLDKMVEYGHLDANVRAKYTKLPKWQNPRSNTDLKGQIGYLVDLANGYLVTHSKETGITQDLLQLGGYSIYTTFDKNKVKELEESVTKVQKANIKPEERPETDTHVQFGGASVEPDTGAIRAIYGGEDATKHFTDNADQTGAQVGSTFKPFVLAAAMTWGVRDPNLGSSQAQDERTIVSPESLFSGQNKLKIKNYDDTVWKNEKGEEWLQTNDGDVSLGSPPEFKIDLREAMRESVNSAFVQLGMDVGLDKVKESAASAGLKDSSLTNSGFPSFSIGISDPSAIRMAGAYATFAASGKQRDPYSVEKVTSEKGQIFTHETTTNQAFTSKVADNVTDVLKTVVEDGTGTNAQLPGRQVAGKTGTTDGNKSAWFVGYTPQLSTAVSMFRYDDDESNKNRTFLEMFGTGGQKKIHGASFPAQIWHDYMAEALKGTQPKDFPEPEPIGEVVNAEPSPSPSPSATETEEAEPSPSPSPSVTEVEPSPTPTETCTNIFNCNEETGGTTDGNGNGGTGEVSPSPTDTETNGNTRGNANGGFFGGPGG, from the coding sequence ATGAGCGAGCACCGTCGCAAACCGCCGCAGTCGCAGGAAGGCGGACGTGCCGCGGCCCGACGCGGTCAGTCCGGTCCGTCCTCCGGCCGCCGCGCGGCACCGCGAGGCGCCACCGGATCTCCTTCCGACTACGGGTTGGGTCACGGGTCCGCAGGCGAGGATCAGTCTCACGGCAGCCGTACCGAGACCCGACGCGCGTCCCAGAGAAACTCGGGCGGGCGGCGCGGAGCGGCCGAAGCCGTAGGGGGCCGCCGCGGCGACCCGACCGGCCCCGGACGGGGCAGAGGGCGTTCGTCGCCCGACCGGCAACGCCTGATCGACTACCCGCGCGCCGACAAGTACGGCTGGCAGCGCTGGATGCCGTCCTGGAAGCTCGTGGCGGGCCTGTTCGTCGGCTTCGTCGGCAGTCTGGTGGCCGTGGCGGGCATCGGGTACGCCATGGTGGGCATCCCGGACGTCGCCAAGACGGCGACGGCGCAGAACAACGTCTACTACTGGAAGGACGGCAGCCAGATGGTTGCCACCGGTGGTGAGACGAACCGTCAGAAGATCGACCTCTCGCAGATCCCGGAGGAGATGCGCTGGGCGGTGATCTCGCAGGAGAACAAGACCTTCTACGACGACAGCGGCATCGACCCCAAGGGCATCGCCCGCGCCGTGTTCAACATGGCCCGGGGCGGACAGACGCAGGGTGGTTCGACGATCACCCAGCAGTACGTCAAGAACGCCATGCTGAACGACCAGTCGCAGACGATCTCCCGGAAGTTCAAGGAGATCTTCGTGTCGATAAAGGTGGGCGCCGAGGTCGACAAGAACGAGATCATGGCCGGCTACCTGAACTCCGCGTACTACGGGCGCAACGCCTACGGAATCCAGGCCGCCGCCCGCGCCTACTTCAACAAGGACGCGATCAAGCTCGACCCGGGTGAGTGCGCCTTCCTGGCCGCCACGCTGAAGGGCGCCACGTACTACGACCCCGCCGGCACGCCCTCCGTCGACCCGGTCGGCGCGACGTCCGCGGCCAACCAGAAGCGGGCCCTGCAGCAGATGCAGGACACCCTCGACAAGATGGTCGAGTACGGGCATCTGGACGCCAACGTGCGGGCCAAGTACACCAAGCTCCCCAAGTGGCAGAACCCCCGGTCGAACACCGACCTGAAGGGGCAGATCGGTTACCTCGTCGACCTCGCCAACGGCTACCTGGTCACCCACAGCAAGGAGACCGGGATCACCCAGGACCTGCTGCAGCTGGGCGGCTACTCGATCTACACGACCTTCGACAAGAACAAGGTCAAGGAGCTCGAGGAATCGGTCACGAAGGTCCAGAAGGCCAACATCAAGCCGGAGGAACGACCGGAGACGGACACGCACGTCCAGTTCGGTGGAGCGTCCGTGGAACCGGACACCGGTGCCATCCGGGCCATCTACGGCGGTGAGGACGCCACCAAGCACTTCACCGACAACGCCGACCAGACCGGTGCCCAGGTCGGTTCGACGTTCAAGCCGTTCGTGCTGGCGGCCGCGATGACCTGGGGTGTGCGCGACCCGAATCTGGGGTCGTCGCAAGCACAGGACGAACGCACCATCGTCTCGCCCGAGAGCCTGTTCAGCGGCCAGAACAAGCTCAAGATCAAGAACTACGACGACACGGTCTGGAAGAACGAGAAGGGCGAGGAGTGGCTGCAGACCAATGACGGCGACGTCTCTCTCGGCTCTCCGCCCGAATTCAAGATCGACCTGCGGGAGGCGATGCGCGAGTCGGTGAACTCCGCCTTCGTGCAGCTCGGCATGGACGTCGGTCTGGACAAGGTGAAGGAGTCCGCCGCCAGCGCGGGCCTGAAGGATTCCAGCCTCACCAACAGCGGCTTCCCGTCGTTCTCGATCGGCATCTCCGACCCGAGCGCGATCCGGATGGCGGGCGCGTACGCGACCTTCGCCGCCAGTGGCAAGCAGCGTGATCCGTACTCCGTGGAGAAGGTCACGAGCGAGAAGGGGCAGATCTTCACGCACGAGACCACGACGAACCAGGCCTTCACCTCGAAGGTGGCCGACAACGTCACGGACGTCCTGAAGACCGTGGTCGAGGACGGCACCGGCACCAACGCCCAGCTTCCCGGCCGTCAGGTCGCGGGCAAGACCGGTACCACCGACGGCAACAAGTCGGCCTGGTTCGTGGGCTACACCCCGCAGTTGTCCACCGCGGTCAGCATGTTCCGCTACGACGACGACGAGTCGAACAAGAACCGTACGTTCTTGGAGATGTTCGGAACGGGTGGCCAGAAGAAGATCCACGGTGCCTCGTTCCCGGCGCAGATCTGGCACGACTACATGGCCGAGGCGCTGAAGGGCACCCAGCCGAAGGACTTCCCGGAGCCCGAGCCCATCGGCGAGGTCGTCAACGCGGAGCCGTCCCCGTCCCCGTCTCCTTCGGCCACCGAGACCGAGGAAGCGGAGCCGTCGCCTTCCCCGTCTCCCAGCGTGACGGAGGTCGAGCCCTCACCCACGCCGACCGAGACCTGCACGAACATCTTCAACTGCAACGAGGAGACCGGCGGGACGACCGACGGAAACGGGAACGGCGGAACAGGGGAAGTGTCCCCGTCGCCGACCGACACGGAGACGAACGGCAACACCAGAGGAAATGCCAACGGCGGCTTCTTCGGAGGCCCGGGCGGCTAG
- a CDS encoding glycosyltransferase family 87 protein: MPSAESTPTPVHEPDPVRPTSDDPVAVAGSELIGGPLGRRALLGTSWWTPVRIVALVAIGMFALGLIQKAPCYNGGWFFGATSQYTHACYSDIPHLYQGRGFADGLVPYFDKLPGDMDYLEYPVLTGVFMEVAAWLTPGSGSIQDQEQWYWMVNAGMLMACAAVIAVCVARTHARRPWDGLLVALAPAFALTATINWDLLAVSLTAAAMLMWSRGRSLAFGVLLGLATAAKLYPVFLLGPLFVLCWRAGKWRDFGKAFGGAAVAWLVVNLPVMLFAFDGWSKFYRFSQERGVDFGSFWLILAQNSSDPLTTDSVNTLATLLVVLCAVGIAALALTAPRRPRFAQLAFLIVAAFILTNKVYSPQYVLWLVPLAVLARPKWRDFLIWQACEVAYFLGIWMYLAYTMSGDAHKGLPPDGYYWAIGVHLLGTLYLCGVVVRDILMPERDVVRQAGDDDPSGGVLDGAEDAFVFGAAAHPPRHAPSFDGPQVDWGKQDATDSSL, encoded by the coding sequence ATGCCCAGTGCAGAATCGACGCCGACGCCCGTGCACGAGCCGGATCCGGTCAGGCCGACCAGCGACGACCCGGTGGCCGTGGCCGGCAGTGAGCTCATCGGCGGTCCCCTCGGCCGCCGGGCCCTGCTGGGGACGTCCTGGTGGACTCCCGTACGGATCGTCGCGCTCGTGGCGATCGGGATGTTCGCCCTAGGACTGATCCAGAAGGCGCCCTGCTACAACGGAGGCTGGTTCTTCGGCGCCACCTCCCAGTACACGCACGCCTGCTACTCGGACATCCCGCACCTGTACCAGGGGCGTGGCTTCGCCGACGGGCTCGTGCCGTACTTCGACAAGCTTCCCGGCGACATGGACTACCTCGAATACCCGGTGCTGACCGGCGTGTTCATGGAGGTGGCCGCCTGGCTCACACCGGGCAGCGGCAGCATCCAGGACCAGGAGCAGTGGTACTGGATGGTCAACGCCGGGATGCTGATGGCGTGCGCGGCCGTCATCGCCGTCTGCGTGGCCCGGACGCATGCCCGGCGCCCCTGGGACGGCCTGCTGGTCGCCCTGGCGCCCGCCTTCGCGCTGACCGCGACCATCAACTGGGACCTGCTGGCGGTCTCCCTGACGGCCGCGGCGATGCTCATGTGGTCCCGGGGCCGGTCCCTGGCCTTTGGCGTCCTGCTGGGGCTCGCCACGGCCGCCAAGCTCTATCCCGTCTTCCTGCTCGGCCCCCTGTTCGTGTTGTGCTGGCGCGCGGGGAAGTGGCGGGACTTCGGCAAGGCCTTCGGCGGTGCGGCCGTCGCCTGGCTGGTGGTGAACCTGCCGGTGATGCTCTTCGCCTTCGATGGGTGGTCGAAGTTCTACCGGTTCAGTCAGGAGCGGGGCGTCGACTTCGGCTCTTTCTGGCTGATCCTGGCCCAGAACTCCAGCGATCCCCTCACCACGGACAGTGTCAACACCCTCGCCACGCTGCTCGTCGTGCTGTGCGCCGTGGGTATCGCGGCGCTGGCACTGACCGCGCCGCGCCGTCCTCGCTTCGCCCAGCTGGCCTTCCTGATCGTGGCGGCCTTCATCCTCACCAACAAGGTCTACTCGCCGCAGTACGTCCTGTGGCTGGTGCCGCTGGCGGTGCTGGCCCGGCCGAAGTGGCGGGACTTCCTGATCTGGCAGGCATGCGAGGTCGCCTACTTCCTGGGCATCTGGATGTACCTCGCGTACACGATGAGCGGAGACGCCCACAAGGGCCTGCCGCCCGACGGCTACTACTGGGCCATCGGTGTGCACCTGCTGGGGACGCTCTACCTGTGCGGTGTGGTCGTGCGCGACATCCTGATGCCGGAGCGGGACGTGGTGCGGCAGGCCGGGGACGACGATCCCTCGGGCGGGGTGCTCGACGGGGCGGAGGACGCCTTTGTCTTCGGCGCCGCGGCCCATCCGCCGCGGCACGCCCCCTCCTTCGATGGGCCGCAGGTGGACTGGGGCAAGCAGGACGCCACCGACAGTTCGCTCTGA